One part of the Maridesulfovibrio sp. genome encodes these proteins:
- a CDS encoding M48 family metalloprotease, giving the protein MGQNNKTELISRRQAFKLTAGGVLGILSGCAINPVTGQQQLMLVSEQQEIQMDRQNSPHQFSADYGAVQDKHVNDYVTKVGITLSSSSHRPDMPYSFRCVNANYVNAYAFPGGSIACTRGILVTLDNEAELAALLGHEIGHVNARHTASRMSSAMAVQGIVAIGVGVAGTQDSRLVPLAAGLGGIGAGMLLASYSRSDERQADSLGMQYMDNADYDPEGMVGLMEELNKLNKSKPSFVQQMFASHPMSSERYATAVKKRDTVYADSKGKLLRERFMDNTASVRRIKPAIIEMQKGEGAMGKKSYHEAEEHFAKALRIAPNDYAGLLLMSKCQLAQGKSAEGLQYAEQAKNRYPQEAQALHMTGMLSMETGDFRQAVSNFNAYEKRLPGNPMTTFFKGVSYEALGNRNMAANEYYRFLKATNQGSYAKHAYGRLTDWGYLK; this is encoded by the coding sequence ATGGGGCAAAACAATAAAACAGAATTAATTTCCAGACGACAGGCATTTAAACTGACTGCTGGAGGTGTTCTCGGCATACTGAGCGGCTGTGCCATCAACCCGGTAACAGGACAGCAGCAATTGATGCTGGTATCCGAGCAGCAGGAAATCCAGATGGACCGCCAGAATTCCCCCCACCAGTTTTCCGCTGACTACGGAGCCGTTCAGGATAAACATGTAAACGACTACGTAACCAAAGTCGGAATAACCCTTTCTTCAAGCAGCCACAGACCGGACATGCCCTATTCCTTTCGCTGCGTGAATGCCAACTACGTAAACGCCTACGCTTTTCCCGGTGGCAGTATCGCCTGCACCCGCGGTATTCTGGTTACTCTCGATAATGAAGCTGAGCTGGCCGCCCTGCTGGGGCACGAAATAGGGCATGTTAATGCCAGACACACTGCATCACGCATGAGTTCCGCCATGGCAGTGCAAGGTATTGTAGCCATCGGAGTAGGAGTTGCCGGCACTCAGGACAGCCGGCTGGTCCCTCTGGCTGCAGGTCTTGGCGGAATTGGAGCCGGAATGCTGCTGGCAAGCTATTCCCGCTCTGACGAACGACAGGCGGACAGCCTCGGCATGCAATACATGGATAACGCCGACTATGACCCGGAAGGTATGGTCGGCCTGATGGAAGAGCTCAACAAACTGAACAAGAGCAAGCCGTCATTCGTACAGCAGATGTTTGCCTCACATCCCATGAGTTCTGAAAGGTACGCTACGGCCGTAAAAAAACGCGATACAGTATATGCTGACAGCAAAGGAAAACTTTTGCGCGAAAGGTTTATGGACAACACCGCTTCGGTGCGCAGAATAAAACCCGCAATCATCGAGATGCAAAAAGGAGAAGGGGCAATGGGGAAAAAGAGCTACCATGAAGCAGAGGAACACTTTGCAAAGGCTCTGCGCATTGCACCCAATGATTACGCAGGGCTGCTGCTTATGTCCAAATGCCAACTAGCTCAAGGTAAGTCTGCCGAAGGATTGCAATATGCCGAGCAGGCTAAGAACAGGTATCCGCAAGAAGCGCAAGCTTTGCACATGACCGGAATGCTGAGTATGGAAACGGGCGATTTCCGTCAGGCGGTTTCCAACTTCAATGCTTATGAAAAACGTTTGCCCGGCAACCCCATGACCACTTTTTTCAAAGGAGTGTCATACGAAGCTCTCGGAAACCGTAACATGGCTGCAAATGAATACTACCGTTTTCTTAAGGCCACCAATCAGGGTAGCTATGCAAAGCACGCATACGGCCGGCTGACAGATTGGGGATATCTTAAATAA
- a CDS encoding methyl-accepting chemotaxis protein — protein MTFSIRNKIVLLAVAISLITASSIFLTLNYYVGEGFTAEAIRNISTMKKVVNNHLENMSKGFREKVELLAHDVDLINSIKQGDPQELNKKLRKLMAETESEFLTLTDADGVVLGRGHADSLGDNIKAHGTVRNALSGKISSGIIKGKEVTFSLRATAPIKSNGRIIGTISLGTSLSNAAFVDEVKRFSNLEVTVFNGDTREMTTIVKNGHRAVGTKITNHEVTATVIDRGETFLATNNILGIDYQTAYWPIKSMDGSNIGMWFIGMPIKAMVTSQRNIEISSLMVISIILPLIMLGAWLYARSLSKPIIDTTEYASTVAEGVLDHDLNVKTNDEVGVLAAALLSMVSTLKEKIGEAHEQTRLAAEETKRAQQATHEADEARRQAENAKREGMLQAASDLEDVVEIISTASDELFAQIEQSATGSDMQSERTSETATAMEQMNASVLEVARNSGQASSTAGDASKTATAGAKVVKEMVEGIGTVKNYSEALEKEMERLGRSAKKIGQIIDVISDIADQTNLLALNAAIEAARAGEAGRGFAVVADEVRKLAEKTMTATNEVESAIGEIQRGAQQSIGQCTNTVQEISNVSSKAEDAGNSLNEILSLTDTVSEQIQGIAAACEEQSATSEQINRAVDEINNISTETNNAMRQSAKATSELAAQAHQLKAIIEQMKSA, from the coding sequence GTGACTTTTTCAATTCGCAACAAAATAGTGTTGCTGGCAGTAGCAATTTCATTAATTACTGCCTCATCAATTTTCCTCACACTTAATTATTATGTCGGGGAAGGGTTCACCGCGGAAGCAATCCGCAATATTTCGACCATGAAAAAAGTAGTCAACAACCATCTGGAAAATATGTCCAAGGGTTTTCGGGAAAAAGTTGAGCTGTTGGCGCACGATGTAGACCTGATCAATTCGATTAAACAAGGTGATCCGCAGGAGTTGAATAAGAAACTGCGAAAGCTGATGGCTGAAACGGAATCGGAATTTTTGACTCTGACCGACGCAGATGGAGTGGTTCTTGGCAGAGGGCATGCAGACAGCCTCGGCGACAATATTAAGGCACACGGAACAGTGCGCAACGCTTTAAGCGGTAAAATCTCTTCCGGAATTATAAAAGGTAAAGAGGTTACATTCTCTCTGCGGGCAACAGCTCCCATAAAATCAAACGGCCGGATTATCGGAACAATATCCCTTGGGACGTCTCTTTCAAATGCAGCCTTTGTTGATGAAGTAAAACGGTTCAGCAATCTGGAAGTAACTGTTTTTAACGGCGACACCAGAGAAATGACCACCATCGTAAAAAACGGACACAGGGCTGTCGGCACGAAAATAACCAACCATGAAGTTACCGCCACTGTAATTGATCGCGGCGAAACATTCCTCGCAACAAACAATATTCTCGGCATTGACTACCAGACAGCTTACTGGCCAATAAAAAGTATGGATGGTTCAAATATAGGTATGTGGTTCATCGGCATGCCGATTAAAGCAATGGTAACATCACAGCGGAATATTGAAATCTCTTCACTGATGGTCATTTCCATCATCCTGCCGCTTATCATGCTTGGAGCATGGCTATACGCGCGAAGCCTTTCAAAGCCAATCATCGATACAACTGAATACGCCAGTACCGTTGCTGAAGGAGTCCTGGACCATGACCTCAATGTTAAAACCAATGACGAAGTGGGGGTTCTAGCCGCAGCACTGCTATCCATGGTCAGCACGCTTAAAGAGAAAATCGGCGAAGCGCACGAACAGACCCGCCTTGCTGCCGAGGAGACGAAAAGAGCGCAACAGGCAACGCATGAAGCGGATGAAGCTCGCAGGCAGGCTGAAAATGCCAAACGCGAAGGAATGCTTCAGGCAGCAAGTGATCTGGAAGATGTTGTTGAAATCATTTCTACAGCTTCCGATGAACTTTTCGCCCAGATTGAGCAATCTGCAACCGGATCAGACATGCAAAGCGAACGAACAAGCGAAACTGCAACCGCAATGGAGCAGATGAACGCGTCCGTTCTGGAAGTTGCCCGCAACTCAGGACAGGCTTCATCAACAGCAGGCGATGCGAGCAAAACGGCCACAGCTGGAGCTAAAGTTGTAAAAGAAATGGTTGAGGGCATCGGAACAGTGAAAAATTACTCCGAAGCCCTTGAAAAAGAGATGGAAAGACTTGGCAGAAGCGCAAAAAAGATAGGTCAGATCATAGATGTTATTTCCGATATTGCAGACCAGACCAACCTTCTGGCTCTTAATGCCGCAATCGAAGCTGCCCGCGCAGGTGAGGCTGGACGCGGTTTCGCAGTTGTTGCCGACGAAGTCCGAAAACTAGCGGAAAAGACCATGACCGCCACCAACGAAGTAGAATCAGCCATCGGTGAGATTCAGCGTGGAGCGCAACAAAGCATCGGGCAATGTACAAACACTGTGCAGGAAATCAGCAACGTTTCATCAAAAGCCGAGGATGCCGGTAACTCACTTAACGAAATCCTATCCCTGACTGATACTGTTTCCGAACAGATTCAGGGGATTGCTGCCGCATGTGAAGAACAGTCCGCAACTTCGGAACAGATCAACAGAGCCGTGGATGAAATCAACAATATCTCCACAGAAACCAACAATGCCATGCGCCAGTCTGCAAAAGCGACTTCAGAACTCGCCGCTCAGGCCCACCAGCTTAAGGCTATTATAGAACAGATGAAATCAGCATAA
- a CDS encoding RnfABCDGE type electron transport complex subunit G: MREILHMIVVLSIICATSGAVLVNLKQATKSQIEQQVLTYVQGPALLSVLDNRDNDPIKERVKIKDVTVFPAMKDGKLVGIALEAFAPGYSGDIGVMVGFDVNKDELLGIGITTQTETPGIGSKVMKPAFTDRFKKHGLNSMQLSSKGGDIDSIAGATYSSVGTVDAVRKAIEVYQSIKPEINNIWKNS, from the coding sequence ATGCGCGAAATACTTCATATGATCGTAGTCCTCTCCATCATCTGCGCCACTTCCGGTGCAGTTTTGGTGAACCTGAAGCAGGCTACAAAATCACAGATTGAACAGCAGGTCCTGACCTATGTGCAGGGGCCGGCTCTCCTCTCCGTTCTTGATAATCGTGACAACGATCCCATTAAAGAGCGTGTAAAAATCAAGGATGTCACAGTCTTCCCGGCCATGAAGGACGGAAAGCTGGTCGGCATCGCTCTTGAAGCCTTTGCTCCCGGTTATTCCGGCGACATCGGCGTCATGGTTGGCTTTGATGTGAATAAAGATGAGTTGCTCGGAATCGGCATCACCACCCAGACCGAAACTCCCGGTATCGGTTCCAAGGTTATGAAACCGGCATTCACCGACAGGTTCAAGAAGCACGGATTGAATTCCATGCAGCTCAGCTCCAAAGGTGGAGACATCGATTCCATTGCCGGTGCTACGTATTCATCCGTTGGTACTGTTGATGCTGTGCGCAAGGCAATTGAAGTCTACCAGTCCATCAAGCCTGAGATCAACAACATCTGGAAGAACTCCTAG
- a CDS encoding cytochrome c3 family protein: MKNRYIPITLIVAVLAVAAAAGFLFPPAVQESPARVVMDNSGGRVIFAHSVHAEEYGYECSDCHHDDIGQEKPIACGTCHPVAFDAKFRVEHQKNFPSDQACLRCHDEVPSGPLAEEDKPDTSSIPLRAEAFHSQCMGCHESDGGPYGEDSCYDCHAR, encoded by the coding sequence TTGAAGAACAGATATATCCCAATAACTTTAATTGTTGCTGTCTTGGCCGTTGCGGCTGCAGCCGGTTTTCTATTTCCGCCCGCGGTACAGGAAAGCCCTGCCCGTGTTGTGATGGATAACAGTGGCGGCAGGGTTATTTTCGCCCATTCTGTACATGCTGAGGAGTATGGATATGAATGTTCCGATTGTCATCACGACGATATCGGTCAAGAAAAACCCATTGCCTGCGGCACATGTCACCCGGTTGCTTTTGACGCCAAGTTCAGGGTTGAACACCAGAAGAATTTCCCCAGTGATCAAGCCTGCCTGCGCTGTCACGATGAGGTCCCTTCCGGTCCCCTCGCAGAAGAGGACAAGCCTGATACCTCTAGCATTCCATTGCGGGCTGAAGCTTTCCACTCCCAGTGTATGGGTTGCCATGAAAGTGATGGAGGCCCCTACGGTGAAGATTCCTGTTACGATTGTCATGCGAGGTAG
- the fetB gene encoding iron export ABC transporter permease subunit FetB: MTSTFIPISWIQLLIAVALVSVSGILSVYYKLKLEKDLIVGVLRAFVQLLTMGYLLKILFGLNSAILVLGLYLAMTLFSVNIIHGRVKEKNISYLMPTGLAVMVSYSLVTVLVTKIVIGAQPWWDPQYFIPIGGMIAGNSMNSLALSLERFFSELKSRRDEVEMMLCHGANYKEATAEIFREALRAGMIPSINSLMGVGLVSLPGMMTGQILAGADPEEAVRYQMVVMFMLVASTALSSILVLLLVRSRCFSPAMTLLTGRRKG, encoded by the coding sequence ATGACCAGCACATTTATTCCCATAAGCTGGATTCAATTGCTGATTGCCGTTGCCCTTGTTTCAGTTTCTGGGATTCTTTCCGTCTATTATAAACTCAAGCTTGAAAAAGATCTGATTGTCGGCGTTCTGCGCGCTTTCGTGCAGCTCTTGACTATGGGCTACCTGCTTAAGATTCTGTTTGGCCTGAACAGCGCGATTCTGGTGCTGGGCCTCTATCTGGCTATGACCCTGTTTTCGGTCAATATTATTCATGGTCGGGTCAAGGAGAAGAATATTTCTTACCTGATGCCGACCGGTTTGGCGGTTATGGTCAGTTATTCGCTGGTTACAGTTCTGGTTACAAAAATTGTTATCGGTGCGCAACCATGGTGGGACCCGCAATACTTTATTCCCATTGGCGGAATGATAGCAGGGAATTCAATGAACTCACTGGCGTTGTCATTGGAGCGTTTCTTCTCGGAGTTAAAAAGTCGTCGGGATGAAGTTGAGATGATGCTTTGTCACGGGGCAAACTACAAAGAGGCTACAGCAGAAATTTTCCGCGAGGCCTTACGCGCCGGGATGATTCCGTCGATTAATTCTTTGATGGGGGTGGGGCTGGTTTCCCTTCCGGGGATGATGACAGGTCAGATTCTAGCGGGTGCAGATCCGGAAGAAGCGGTTCGTTACCAGATGGTTGTTATGTTCATGCTTGTGGCTTCCACTGCGCTTTCGTCAATTCTGGTCTTGCTGTTGGTCCGCAGCCGTTGTTTTTCGCCTGCTATGACCCTGCTCACGGGTAGGAGGAAAGGATGA
- a CDS encoding 4Fe-4S dicluster domain-containing protein, with translation MLRIHYSLESDVQNAISDITAPAELNISMRNKILKIKKGQKILAGQLLAERPSKYGAACSAALSGKATTVNYHHLTIKSDGGEECVEPIDIKSMGPGKDLLRILQELGINVAVLSSHAENLVVNGLNPEPGISVAEQLLKDEKETIEAGLRLAESMITPMNTTLAVAAGSSYELAGTERVFVKPKYPNSLDALVVKKVTGKEFPDNAKVISVMDLYNLGRVFKTGMPITDTIMTINGKNYRVLFGTPVRHIFDELDIDVKSGDKVVLDGPFRGEAIYSLDEGVKKGDYGLFVIPSGTFPSIEDATCINCGECVLSCPARIQPNMLSRYAEYEMFEMAEKHHLHSCFECGLCSFNCTVRRPILQYIRFAKEQILASGQAEKA, from the coding sequence ATGCTTAGAATTCATTATTCCCTCGAATCAGATGTTCAGAATGCCATCTCCGACATCACTGCGCCTGCGGAACTTAACATCTCCATGCGCAACAAGATTCTTAAGATTAAAAAGGGCCAGAAGATCTTAGCAGGGCAACTGCTTGCCGAGCGTCCTTCAAAATACGGAGCAGCCTGCAGTGCGGCTCTTTCCGGTAAAGCCACCACAGTCAACTATCATCACCTGACCATTAAATCTGATGGTGGTGAAGAATGTGTTGAGCCCATTGATATAAAATCTATGGGTCCGGGAAAAGACCTGCTGCGCATCCTGCAGGAACTCGGTATAAATGTTGCGGTTCTTTCCTCACACGCAGAGAACCTGGTGGTGAACGGTTTGAATCCGGAACCTGGTATTTCCGTAGCAGAGCAGTTGCTTAAGGATGAGAAAGAAACCATTGAAGCCGGTCTGCGCCTTGCGGAATCCATGATAACTCCGATGAACACCACTCTGGCTGTTGCCGCAGGGTCTTCATATGAGCTTGCCGGTACTGAACGTGTTTTTGTTAAGCCTAAGTATCCAAACTCCCTTGACGCTCTCGTGGTAAAAAAAGTCACAGGAAAGGAATTTCCGGATAACGCCAAAGTTATCAGCGTTATGGATCTCTATAACCTTGGACGTGTTTTTAAGACTGGAATGCCCATCACCGATACCATTATGACCATCAACGGCAAGAACTACCGCGTTCTTTTCGGAACTCCGGTCCGCCATATATTTGATGAGCTGGACATTGATGTGAAGTCCGGAGACAAGGTTGTTCTGGATGGTCCTTTCCGGGGTGAGGCTATCTACAGCCTTGATGAAGGAGTCAAGAAAGGCGATTACGGCCTGTTCGTAATTCCGTCCGGCACATTTCCTTCAATTGAAGACGCAACCTGCATTAACTGCGGTGAATGCGTGCTTAGCTGTCCGGCCAGAATTCAGCCGAACATGCTCAGTCGTTACGCCGAGTATGAAATGTTTGAAATGGCTGAAAAGCATCACCTGCACAGCTGTTTTGAATGCGGACTCTGCTCCTTCAACTGTACAGTCAGACGCCCGATCCTGCAGTACATCCGCTTTGCCAAGGAACAGATCCTGGCCAGCGGTCAGGCAGAAAAGGCATAA
- a CDS encoding diguanylate cyclase, which yields MFYFDKIFEGLFSENTLCRKFVEATPDAIAITDAQGSVLAGNSRAAAMLGYAKVSEIPENASICYKFSEDRKRLFDLLEEGNPVHNFETEFINASGDSVFVSLSLSSMDHAERTVYISTLRDISERKKTEAKLLKGEKKGRLNEIRFDTLSRLAGMSEAPLGELYDFTLEAAVRITRSDIGYVYFLNEDETQLRLYAWSKKVMPMCAVEMVPDCYNVEDTGVWGDAIRQRKPVILNDYEGYEGKQGLPEGHVPISRHMNVPLFDDGKIVLLTGVANKEEEYQEEDVRQVSLLMEGMWNIVRRKESAEALRHAYAEMESMVEKRTEELSSALTDLRRVNKEISKEIRQRRTVEKRLRQFERLVEVSPDLVSLIDRKYCYVMVNDSYVRLFNKPKSFFLGKSVYEIVGRTIFDTQTKALIDEAFTGKITSFEAWIDVPSLGKRYFSVTYHPVDSSVDEERLVSITAHDITEQQKMLDKVKLLASTDPLTGANNRRYFMDRAVVEMERLQRYGGGLFLMMLDIDHFKYVNDSYGHNTGDLVLKEFVKCCHATLRKSDVFGRLGGEEFAALLVHGTLADAQQVAERLRRNIESLEVHAGGHVVKCTVSIGLTSVRGDTDVETVLKLADKCLYQAKDEGRNRVVSYSDENN from the coding sequence TTGTTTTACTTTGATAAAATTTTTGAAGGGTTATTCTCCGAAAACACATTGTGCAGAAAATTTGTAGAAGCTACACCTGATGCCATTGCCATCACGGATGCGCAAGGGAGTGTGCTTGCCGGAAATTCAAGAGCTGCGGCGATGTTAGGTTATGCGAAGGTTTCTGAAATACCTGAGAATGCTTCAATCTGCTATAAGTTCTCAGAGGACCGGAAGAGACTTTTTGACCTTTTGGAGGAAGGCAACCCTGTTCATAATTTTGAAACTGAGTTTATCAATGCCTCAGGTGATTCTGTGTTTGTCAGCCTTAGTCTTTCCAGCATGGATCATGCTGAGCGTACTGTTTATATCTCAACATTGAGGGATATTTCAGAGCGTAAGAAGACCGAAGCTAAGCTGCTTAAGGGCGAGAAGAAAGGGCGTCTGAATGAAATCAGGTTTGATACTCTGAGTAGACTTGCAGGTATGTCAGAAGCTCCTCTAGGAGAGTTGTATGATTTCACGCTGGAAGCCGCCGTCAGGATTACCAGAAGTGATATCGGATATGTTTACTTTCTTAACGAGGATGAAACCCAGCTCAGACTTTATGCGTGGTCTAAAAAAGTTATGCCCATGTGTGCCGTGGAAATGGTGCCTGATTGCTATAATGTTGAAGATACCGGTGTGTGGGGCGATGCAATCAGGCAGCGTAAGCCAGTAATCCTGAATGACTATGAAGGCTATGAAGGTAAGCAGGGGCTACCTGAAGGGCATGTCCCTATTTCCCGGCATATGAATGTTCCTCTTTTTGACGATGGTAAAATTGTCCTGCTTACAGGGGTGGCCAATAAGGAAGAGGAGTATCAAGAGGAAGATGTCCGGCAGGTCTCGCTGTTGATGGAAGGGATGTGGAATATAGTCCGCCGTAAGGAATCTGCGGAGGCTCTCAGGCATGCATATGCGGAAATGGAGTCTATGGTGGAAAAGCGTACTGAAGAATTAAGCTCCGCTCTGACTGATCTGCGTCGTGTTAACAAAGAAATTTCAAAAGAGATCCGACAGCGCAGGACCGTTGAAAAAAGGTTGCGGCAGTTTGAAAGGCTGGTCGAGGTCAGCCCGGATCTGGTCTCCCTGATTGATCGCAAGTATTGCTATGTAATGGTTAATGATTCCTATGTCCGCTTGTTCAATAAGCCCAAAAGTTTTTTTCTTGGCAAATCTGTATATGAGATAGTCGGCAGGACAATTTTTGATACCCAGACCAAGGCATTGATTGACGAAGCTTTTACAGGGAAGATAACAAGCTTTGAAGCATGGATAGACGTACCGTCCCTAGGGAAACGCTATTTCTCTGTTACCTATCATCCTGTTGATTCTTCCGTGGATGAAGAGAGGTTGGTCAGTATCACAGCCCATGATATTACAGAGCAGCAGAAGATGCTCGATAAAGTAAAATTATTGGCAAGCACTGATCCACTTACAGGAGCCAATAACAGGCGGTATTTCATGGACCGTGCCGTAGTGGAGATGGAAAGGTTGCAGCGTTACGGCGGCGGTCTTTTCCTTATGATGCTCGATATTGATCATTTCAAGTATGTCAACGACTCCTATGGTCATAATACAGGTGATCTTGTCCTGAAAGAATTCGTTAAGTGCTGCCATGCAACTTTGCGGAAATCTGATGTTTTCGGACGGCTCGGCGGTGAAGAATTTGCCGCTTTGCTGGTGCATGGAACTCTAGCTGATGCACAGCAGGTTGCGGAACGCCTACGCAGGAATATTGAATCACTTGAAGTGCATGCTGGTGGTCATGTTGTAAAATGTACGGTCAGCATTGGTTTGACTTCCGTCCGTGGGGATACAGATGTTGAGACAGTACTTAAACTTGCGGATAAGTGTCTGTATCAGGCTAAGGATGAAGGAAGGAACAGGGTTGTCTCGTATAGCGATGAGAATAACTAG
- a CDS encoding RnfABCDGE type electron transport complex subunit D, which yields MTPPVIKAMSDIAVRLTVSPAPHWRSKRTVEKMMQFHLLALVPALFMAFNMYGLSALSTVGIAGAVAVLTEAGCLKLQDRDINVDNYTALYEGILFAFLLPAGAPWWMVACGAALTIVLGRTVFGGFGSNPICAPLVAWAFCRLSWPAAMDIDLNLAHFMINAPLDQLKYFGLDSLGQFSYGDLFLGKQLGGLGASQIIAVLAGGIFLIATGWVRIFIPAAFLVGVAATASIFWVIDPEVYANPVFHLLTGSVMFGAFFLAPDVSSSPVGMIPQILFGLIAGAMVIIIRVYGMYPDGVPFAIMVANLLTPLLDRVRPKPFGGK from the coding sequence ATGACTCCTCCAGTAATTAAAGCAATGTCCGACATTGCGGTCAGACTTACGGTTTCGCCTGCCCCCCACTGGCGCAGCAAGCGCACCGTGGAGAAGATGATGCAGTTTCATCTTCTGGCTCTGGTTCCCGCTCTGTTCATGGCTTTCAATATGTACGGCCTGTCCGCCTTATCTACAGTAGGTATCGCAGGTGCGGTTGCTGTCCTCACAGAGGCCGGCTGCCTCAAGCTACAGGACCGGGACATCAATGTAGACAACTATACCGCTCTTTATGAAGGTATCCTTTTCGCCTTTCTGCTTCCTGCTGGTGCTCCATGGTGGATGGTAGCCTGCGGTGCTGCGTTGACCATCGTTCTCGGCCGCACTGTTTTCGGTGGCTTCGGCTCAAACCCCATTTGTGCGCCGTTGGTTGCATGGGCCTTCTGCCGCCTCTCCTGGCCTGCAGCAATGGACATCGACCTGAATCTTGCTCACTTCATGATTAATGCTCCTCTGGATCAGCTTAAGTACTTCGGTCTCGACTCTCTCGGCCAGTTCAGCTACGGCGACCTCTTTCTCGGCAAACAGCTCGGTGGATTGGGTGCTTCGCAGATTATAGCAGTGCTGGCCGGCGGTATCTTCCTTATCGCCACCGGCTGGGTGCGTATCTTCATCCCCGCTGCTTTTCTGGTGGGTGTGGCCGCTACCGCATCTATTTTCTGGGTGATTGATCCTGAAGTTTACGCCAACCCCGTGTTCCACCTGCTGACCGGCTCTGTGATGTTCGGCGCATTCTTTCTTGCTCCAGACGTTTCTTCCAGCCCGGTGGGTATGATCCCGCAGATCCTTTTCGGACTTATTGCCGGAGCCATGGTTATTATTATCCGGGTTTACGGCATGTATCCTGACGGCGTGCCCTTTGCCATCATGGTGGCAAACCTGCTTACCCCCCTGCTGGACCGCGTGCGTCCTAAACCTTTTGGAGGCAAGTAA
- a CDS encoding ABC transporter ATP-binding protein, giving the protein MKTPPCGDVAGEIPVLEFKNVSFSWPGGKGLSGVSFAVPAGQFVLISGPSGSGKSTLLRLAVRLEEPTQGEIFIHGEPFKSIYPPELRTRISFVQQTPTVLPGTVRENLLMPFNLEIRKSSSLPGDDELYDWLGRLALDDVALDSEAAELSVGQRQRLCLIRSLLPKPVVICFDEPTSALDIESREKVEQIAEELAAEGVCILMVNHTNYHPACPHMLLTVSGGLVEVLP; this is encoded by the coding sequence TTGAAAACTCCCCCTTGTGGTGACGTTGCTGGCGAGATTCCTGTTCTTGAATTTAAAAATGTCTCGTTCAGTTGGCCTGGCGGAAAGGGATTGAGTGGTGTCTCATTTGCTGTACCTGCGGGGCAGTTTGTATTGATTTCCGGACCGTCCGGTTCCGGAAAATCCACACTGCTACGGCTGGCCGTGCGACTTGAAGAGCCGACTCAGGGGGAAATTTTTATTCATGGGGAACCTTTCAAATCCATATACCCACCGGAATTGAGGACCCGGATAAGCTTTGTGCAGCAGACACCCACAGTGCTTCCGGGGACAGTGCGTGAGAACCTGCTGATGCCTTTCAACCTTGAAATAAGAAAGAGCAGCAGCCTTCCCGGAGATGATGAGCTTTACGATTGGCTAGGGAGGCTGGCACTTGATGATGTTGCCCTTGACAGCGAAGCAGCTGAACTTTCCGTAGGGCAGCGTCAAAGGTTGTGTCTTATTAGATCCTTATTGCCAAAACCTGTGGTAATCTGTTTTGATGAACCAACCAGTGCTCTGGATATTGAAAGCAGGGAAAAGGTGGAGCAAATAGCCGAAGAACTTGCAGCAGAAGGGGTCTGCATTCTTATGGTCAATCATACAAACTATCATCCAGCTTGTCCGCATATGCTCCTGACGGTATCAGGAGGATTGGTTGAGGTTCTTCCATGA